DNA from Malus sylvestris chromosome 11, drMalSylv7.2, whole genome shotgun sequence:
gcTACTTACATAATAACACGTGGTGTGCCACTTGTGTTATGGGCACAAGGTAAAGTTTCTTCAAGATGACACTCAAGCTCCAAAAATTGGATGGAGAGCTGCATTTATTTTTGTAGGTATGTAAAAAAATGTGAGGAAATTTTAATTTAGTAATTGAAAAcaactttttaaatataattatcgAGAACATAATCTTCTCAAGGTTTTGATCTAATGGATCACTTCTGGGTTCATCGTTTTGGGCGCAATGAGTGCTTTTACAGGACCAAAAAGAGTCTTAAGTTTCAAaccttatgaaactgaaccaagaagtaaacactatttataaaagttgaccaataagtagacactatttatgaaactaaatcaATAAGCATACACTATATATGAAATTGAACCAATAagtatacactatttatgaacgaaaacaagaattagacaatatttctaaaactaaaccaatagatgaaaattatttatgaaactggactatACAATATTTACGAAACTGGACTAAgaattagacaatatttatgaaacaaGATCAAGAACtaggcattatttatgaaagtggatcaataactaggcactatttatgaaactggaccaagaaagagacactatttatgaaattataccaattactatacattatttataaaactgGACCCAATAACTAGGCTTTATTTAGTCCAAgcatttttcatgaaagttcCCATTTCTTAATGAAATAAACTAATAGAATAATTAAGTCCTTTTGGGACCGCTCTTGCGCGGTTTAGAATCACTTCTGAATAAAGCACCTCCCACTTTTAAACCTAGAATCACCTCCCAAATAGGCCCTAAGCAATACAAGATCCAAAAGCTTTAAATAATCATTTAAGTTAATCCACCTgctaattaggaagaaaaataatcaatttgTAAAGTACTCTAATAACAGTGGTTGTGGAAAATGGAAACGGCTCCCCTCCGGATCCATTATGTGGGGATCCTAGAAAGCCTCACATCTCAGTCATTCATCGTGTATCGTGatgtcagaaatcatttgacttttattattttaaattaaacataaataatacctgacgaaaattgactGCACGATAGACGATGAACGGCTGAGATGTGGGGATCCCAGGATCCCCACATAATGGATCTGGAGGGGATTGGAAAATTAGTATTTGGTCCTCCCTAGTTACTAATGCTTATTGATTAAGACGTtattagttttcagattttgattAAAGTCCCTACCATTAatgtattgatgaatttagatgtcagttatataattttttgaaataaaaattagtaattgttttagggttttaataTTCACACCCTTATTacactcctaattaattttcaattcaaaatatttccaaaaaaaaaaaaaagatttagttTGCAcccattaaatttttttgtttagaaatattttcaatttttaatcttaaatgtaacCATTCATataacttttcaattttttaatcctaAATGTAaacaatactttttttttagtataacaTGTACccatttctttttatataagatccattccatttttttctaatctatattttaaacttatatgggtacattctattTCGTTGATCTAAGAATGTATCCCcgtcaaggaagaaaatatcggtaatatcggaaatatcggtagtccgaaaacacggaaatatcgatggaaatatcgggataatatcgatatcgataaaaattacatggaaaccacggaaattgtaagaaaaacttggaaatttttattgaaactttgcaggatgtttatttagtcaattatctattagtttatcacaaaaaattggaaggaaatgcattgcatgatggatttaacattatcaagttgattatatagcgagctgacaaacattgtgactatagaaaatatgtagaaattaatgaaagaagtctaaacacaccataatcatttatatataatgaattagtacaatattttacactttatacattgcatggtaagatacatgagtgacttagtaccacatagagttcctatgaggttcaaaattttcactatcttcatcatctctatgtgtagagtgagtgtattttgAAGAGTAGTTACCAACTATGGcaatggttttcaagaaccaaaacccaaaagtcaataggaaaccgaatacttcggtatttttcgggattaccaaacaaatgggatttggaaaccaatcccatatcgaaaatttcggtatttttcgggatgggattcccgaacttcaggatggttttggtttaggatttttcggtttgggtttgggactttttcggtttggtttgggattttccggaattttttccagcccttgaccaaataaaaaatagaaaaattaaaaaccacttgccattgactaagtaattaattgacacaatttaaaatataataccacaaaaaatttggaatatgtgcaaatttgtttcttgtaaaaataaaccatatatataaatattgtagcTTATTATCATAACAACATAAGTGGTACAGTGGTTAAGGCCTTAAGAAGTTAAGGgggaggggttcgaacccctTTATGCTCAAAACCGAGTCTTTTccaaattttaaggaatttttgGACTAATATCGCGACATTTTAGcgaatatcgcgatattataaaaaatatcgagaaatatcgcgatattttcgatatttgcgataatatcgcgatattttaacgaaaactcattggatactccttaaaatatcggtaagtcaaaaaaacgaaaatttcgccgatattttcgatatttaaaTCCATGATCCCCGTcaagtttaatcaaagaaatttaataatgttattaagtctttttttgtggttttggaaaatgtacccatgttttggtacaataatttttttactattatttaCGAATGTGTATATACacaatatattggagagtataatttatcctttaatatttttaattccactaattatgggttttatttaaaatctcataaatataaacaactataactacaaatttcaattttcaatttaagaaTATAATaacttacatataaatatattatttcaTTAATGTCAAAGACTTAGATCAAAAGCtgaaaaccaacaagatttCAGTTAAAGAGCATTGATAGTTAGGGATCGCATCCCAACTCTGcccttaaaaaattattattctaAGCAATGCGCATCTAAAACTATGATATCTCATCTTATCAATCTTAGATTTAAATAGTGACTAGAGATTACAAAGAGAGATGAAAACAAGTTTAATAACAATTAAGGATTTTGTTATTGCATGATTCAGTGAGTTTCTTACTGAATAACATCGTAGAGGAGAAATGATCACTTGTAGGAAAATGATTCAATGAGTTTGTTACTAGATAACATttgattcattttttatttgctcAATAAAAcgattaaaaagaaattagagtgTGTATAAGTAACAAATTAATGAGAGTTTGTAAAATGTAAAAAGAAATGAGAGTATGTAATGGGATCATTAACAACATAATCAAGAATAATCATTATGTTTATCTCATTGAATCAGCATTTTCTATTTGTCAAAAAATAGGACAAACATAATGATGTCTAAATTCAGAAGCTGGAATACAACTATGATTCATTGAGTTTCTTTTTGTCagaaaatgtaagttgatgTCTAACTTCAGAGTTGTACAGCTATAGAGTATGCTATTTATTTCATCTTATACTCCATATTTGTGCTTAGAGATAAGCAAAATGATGTATGAGAAACTTCATCAAGCAGCCCTTTTGTTTTAATGGTTTTTCGGTTGATGTTTTGTTTAATGGTTGCTCTTTTGCGACTAAATTGGTGGTTTCATATATTAAGTTCAATTGTTAGAAAGTAGAATTTTTCTTCGGTTTGGACGTGATTTTTTCCATATATTTAATTACTTACAGAACTTGATCGTCTCTGTTTCAACTCTGTTTGCGTTATGAATAGCAACTCTTTCCAAGTTTAACATGGATTTATTTTTAGAGTGGAATTATGTACAGAAAATCTCTAAAGATGCTGACAATGGAGGGACATTGATTCAGAACACAGTGGTCAAGTCTTTACAAGCTAATTCTGCAGGTAATAGAAACTACACCTTTTCTCTCTGCTTGCATGCTTTTTAACATAGAGAGAAATTGAAATTGTACTTTAGAATTAGCGTTCTTTTTTATGATCTACTGCCTGGTAAGGGTTCTTGAAATTGTATTTTAGAATTAGTGTTTTTCTTGATTCAAAACAAAAGGTCTATAATTTCCTTCCTACATTCCATGTATTTACATAGTATTGCCTATTGtaaatatatttacaaattttacATGTTTTATACGGTTTTGAAACACTCAACATAAGGGACCTCTGTttcatatgtatttatttttgcttaaatgtcaaaatggtccctgtaTTGTAGCCACATGGCAAATTTAGTCCccatgtttttgttttggttaatttaGTCATCATGTTTGTTTCTGTTAGTCAATTAAGGATATTTCATTCAAtctcttttaaaaaattcataagaaaattTATATGAGATATTATTATCATTTCTCTTTacaaaaaaatgcaaattaatAAGAAATAACACATATAAGAGATAAAACATCCAATCTGAAAAATGATTAAGATTGTGACATAGAAAAGagagggtaatgttagggaggagGTCGGGAAATTGGAAGGagaataaattttcttttaatttcatttttaaatattttaaatcaaataaataattttataaataagtttacaataatttataaaaaaatttacagaaattagatggaaatgtccttaattggctaATGAAGATAAACACAATGACCAAATTGATCAAATTGAAAATACATGAATTAAATTGACCCAATAACTAAAACACAGAGACCATTTTAACATTGAAGCCTTTATTTTTAGAACACTTCCAGCCCAGCCAAGTCCCCTGGGCGATGAGCTCTGGAATCCCcctacccaaaaaaaaagaaaaagaaaacgcaGCTCCAGCCCATTCCAATAACCTCGGCTCCCCTGGAGCCCCCACTTTTCCCCCAGGTCCGAATTGACTGGCCCAGCCACCGGGTGGTATGACATCACTTTGATGTTAGCCATGAttagaaaattataaaaaatacaaaaacttataaaaagtcaattaaaaatataaaaaagttataaatttttttctataaataccatattttttcactttacatcacatttcaatattttcaaatacttttcaaccaattttttattgtcattccaaattaaaaataaaattatttcttattaaaaaatattttaataccaATAACCTGGGCTATTTGGTGGAGATGTAATGagacagttactgttcactaaaGACAGTTACTAACTTACCATCCACTTTGGCGGATTGGGTTGCCTATAGCACATGGAGACATTTAGGGGTAGGGTTGCTCTAAAAAGTGGAGTTTTAAGGCAGCCGATGAGAAATGACTCCAAACGCATCTACTTTTGTGTTAAATATAATAAAGTCAGTCTTTGTTTAATATCAATCCAATAACTCTTGGTTTGAATTAGTTTATTTGTAGCGAAAACGAACCATAGTTTTCGTTACATTGATATTGCTAGCTAATTTGTGATTATCTCCCCCAGCAAAACTCAATTCCATTTGCAAAGAAGAGATCGATCATGGCTGTGGAGGTGGTAGGCGGAGCATTTTTCTCCGCTTTCTTTCAACAAGTATTTCAAAAGATGGATTCTCAGGAGGTCAAGAACTTCATCAGAGGAAAGAAACTGACTGATGGGTTGCTGAAGAAGTTGAGGATCGAGTTGTTATCTGTCAATGCTGTTTATGATGATGCCGAGCAAAAGCAATTAAGTAACCAAGTTGTGAAGCAGTGGCTGCATGAGCTTAAAGAGGCAGTCTTTCATGCTGAGGACCTTCTGGACGAGATCAAGACAGAAGCGTTAAAGCGGAAAATGGAAGCTGAATTTGGAAGTAGCATAAGCAAGGTACAAGACCTCATCTCTGCTTCTTTCCATGCTTTTGATGAGTCTATAGACAACAAGATAAAGGAAATTATTGAGACGCTAAGCTTCATTTCACAACAGAAAGATGCCTTCGGTTTGAAAGAACGTTGTAGTCACAGAATCTCACAAACATTGCCTTCAACTTCTTTAGTAGAAGGCTCTGATGTATATGGAAGAGATCATGAGAAGGAAACCATCATTCAATTGTTGCTATCAGATGATGTTACTTGTAATAAGATTGGCGTCATTCCCATCGTGGGCATGGGTGGGATCGGAAAGACCACCCTTGCCCAGCTCTTATACAATGATGATAAAGTGAAGCAGCATTTTGTGCTCCAGGCATGGGTTTGTGTTTCTGATGAATTTGGCGTTGTTAAGATCACACAAACAATTTATGCATCAGTCACTTCACAAACCTGTGATACCACAGACCTAGACCAGCTTCAAGTCAAACTCAAAGATGCTTTGAAGGGGAAGaagtttctttttgttcttgatGATGTTTGGAATGAGAATTACAATATTTGGGATTCCTTAAGGCGCCCCTTCGAGTCTGGAGCTCATGGAAGTAAGATCATTGTCACCGCAAGGAATGATGGCGTTGCAACTACGATGGGTACTTTGCAAACCCACTATTTAAAGAACTTACTTGAGGAAGACTGTTGGTTTTTATTTGCAAAACATGCCTCCAAAGATGCAAGTGGTGTTGTAGATCCAAATCTTGAGGTAATTGGAAGACAAATTGTTAGCAAGTGTAAAGGCCTTCCTTTAGCTGCAAAATCTCTGGGTGGTCTCTTACGCTCTGAATCAAAAGTGGAGGAGTGGGAAAATGTGCTAAAAAGTGACATATGGGAGTTGTCATATGCAAAGATTGACATTCTGCCGGCTCTATGGCTAAGCTACCAGTACTTGTCTCCGGAGCTGAAGCGTTGTTTTGCTTATTGTTCCATATTTCCCAAAGACTATAAATTTAACAAATCTGAATTAATTTTGTTGTGGATGGCCGAAGATCTTTTACAACCCCAAAAGAAGACTATGTTGGAAGATGTTGGAAAGAAATACTTTGATGATCTGATCTCACGGTCATTTTTTCAATACTCatcttcaaatgattgtttCATCATGCATGATCTGATGCATGATTTGGCGACTTACGTATCTGGAGAATTTTGCATTAGATTGGAAGACCACAACTTCTCATTGGACGTTGTGAGCAAGGGTCGtcattttt
Protein-coding regions in this window:
- the LOC126589052 gene encoding putative disease resistance RPP13-like protein 1, which codes for MAVEVVGGAFFSAFFQQVFQKMDSQEVKNFIRGKKLTDGLLKKLRIELLSVNAVYDDAEQKQLSNQVVKQWLHELKEAVFHAEDLLDEIKTEALKRKMEAEFGSSISKVQDLISASFHAFDESIDNKIKEIIETLSFISQQKDAFGLKERCSHRISQTLPSTSLVEGSDVYGRDHEKETIIQLLLSDDVTCNKIGVIPIVGMGGIGKTTLAQLLYNDDKVKQHFVLQAWVCVSDEFGVVKITQTIYASVTSQTCDTTDLDQLQVKLKDALKGKKFLFVLDDVWNENYNIWDSLRRPFESGAHGSKIIVTARNDGVATTMGTLQTHYLKNLLEEDCWFLFAKHASKDASGVVDPNLEVIGRQIVSKCKGLPLAAKSLGGLLRSESKVEEWENVLKSDIWELSYAKIDILPALWLSYQYLSPELKRCFAYCSIFPKDYKFNKSELILLWMAEDLLQPQKKTMLEDVGKKYFDDLISRSFFQYSSSNDCFIMHDLMHDLATYVSGEFCIRLEDHNFSLDVVSKGRHFSYLQYSSNVDYKRFGTIYEAKYLRTFILGDLYLPTVRLDLLLMLQCLRVLKLRVHDITELPDLISNLKHLRYLDLCNTPIQKLPDTVCSLYNLQTLLLSNCTCLAELPTDLRRLINLRHLDFRGTKIKKMPPPPHGQVERSPNIRR